ctggtgttcagcacaggcagtgcactgtcggcttgtctcctctatatcagagtcaatgcgaggccaatagacagcagttcgagctagcttcttcattctttccattccaaagtgtccaaggtgaaggatctttaatacttcctgttgtaacttgacaggaatgactactctgttgccatatagaagacaaccttcagtgatagaaagtgaatctgagatcttgtggaagagtgacagctgagtctccttcatctctttgttaccaggccatccttctgctgtgtagcgcattactgtggctagtgttgtgtctttctttgtctcctttgctagaacattgtagtctgtagagttgagctgttgtccaatagtgtgaatagtgcatactgtatcaacatcatcctcatcttctcttgcatcaaactctttatcaggtccaactggcagtcttgagaggacatctgcattttgatgatgctgggtagatctgtattctatggtgtagtcatactgatttagtaccagtgcccatcttgctagtctgttggctgctagagctggaactcctttggtaggtcctagaagtgtgagaagaggtctgtgagGAGgtgtctgtggtcagttaccaagataaaccgtcgaccatacaggtactggtgatacttctttagagcaaatatgattgagagagcttctttttgtatttgtccatatttcctctgcgtgctggtcagtgtttttgaaacattggctattggtctctcacttccatcaggataacgatgaaatagtacagctcccagtccagtttctgaagcatcacatgagattccaatgtcaagatctgcgttgaagtgtgctaagacactatcagttgatagcatatctttcagtttgttgaagctcttttcttgttcagtgccccacttccaggtctctcctttgcgtgtcagtttatgcaatggtcctgtgagttgtgacagattgggtatgaacttgctgtagaattgtgtagctcctaagaaagatcttagctgagttaagtctgttgggactggcatctgttgtactgcatctgccttctttcctttagtgattccctttgaagtgagtttgtgtcccagatactctactgtaggttgagcaaaacagcacttgtcttttctacatctgagccctctttcttctaatctttgaaggagtcgacgtaagttttgtagatggctctctgcattggctccactcactagtatatcatctaggtatactgctactcctgggaggtcttgtgtcagttgctccatgatttcttgaaaataccctggtgctgagcttatgccaaagggtaacctcttctgtagtagtactcctcggtgtgttgatagtgctagtcgtcgttgactttctggtgccaacaatatttgattgtaggcatctgctaaatcaatctttgtgtagcaatagcctccacctagttttctgattagatcttctggtagtggaataggtttcctatgtgtttctagctgattattgatagtcttggagtagtctccacatactctgatcttccctgcagcttgacctgttgtagatttgcgtacaggtacaactggtgttccatactggttgaattgagttggttcccatatgcctttagctacacctgcttcgtatgcttggttgagctcttctgtcaaggcaataggaactggtctgggtcggcagaagactggctttgttgaaggtttgaagtttatctctagttcaaagttcttgagacatcctagctcgtctttgaatatttctggaaattctttgcacatctccttacacttgatttgtaacctcccatctggctggttctctgtgattgttgatacaaggttctgttgtagcttgtcatcaatagagatgcctagttgctgtatagcagttcttcttagtaggttgagatcttgtacagcactaatcacaaatggtagtctgacttctttctgtgcatccaattgggcagttagctcacatctgccaagcgtctctatgagatgtcctgaggctgatttgtagttaactgtagtaggttttaggtttggctttcctagcttctcccatattgatttacagatgaagttgtcacatgctccagtgtccagttcaagtgtgaagttgtatccctccagtttgatgttttcagcaagtttcaccatcttggttgatgtgcattctatcatctttactggtttttctgctgcagatgatttctttttcttgcatgctctttctatgtgaccttgtttagaacaaaagttgcaggtggctgctttgaatctgcagtcatccgctgtatggttagttcggtcacatctgtagcatagctttccttccttctgcttgtcaggtgtagagttgtttttctggattggtttgtatcttgatttctgttgagcaaccttgttgactttagacgagtttccataaactgtctctttggcaactttagctgcttcttctgtttcctgtgctacctgtatagctttgttgaagttgagttcattgtccttgaccttgaagagagatttgagaactgcttcattgtttacagagcagataaatcttgttctgaaagcctcatctaatggatctgtaatgtctatgaaggcacatgtagttgcatcttgacgaattctggcagctaactcttgaatagtttctccaggtttcctctgcatgtcactccaatacttgtaacgctctctaacaatgaagcacttagggtcatactggtctttgagatattccagtatttcatccatgttgaggtcgttgatctgcttgggtgttgaaagctgagctgccatattactaagctgcttgtagagtgtaggctgttggttggtgagaaaagtgccagcaatcttgtcttgatgaatagaatttgctgcaatgaatgtgttgaatctgtctatgtaatctgttagtagctctgctgttgggtcaaaacctgggaagggtggaacagcggttgcagctgtttcttgtttccgttgtaggttttgtagtagtagctccatcagttttttattctcctccattctttcatcttgctgacgtctgtattcctcttgttgctgcttgaactcctcatgctgctgttgtctatgctcttcttgctgctttctctgctcctcttgctgctgtctctggtcctcctgctgcttctgcattagcttgatcaggtctgctacttctgccattgtagtggtgcaattttgaacagttactcttgtaataaactagaactctttgtatcgattttatcaatgataaaatctgaacaaactctttgtaactgttcaaaagagaaatccttgttgccaattagcttctgttatgtttctgcacagaagcaattaaatagagtattaaattagagacatggtttattgcacactccagagacaactgacttgataacagaaaacccaagtatttatatgtttggtcatagaaaagctttgtaaaaagctataagcattattaatagctacagtactatataatattagcttgtataaagctttagctaaaaagcataatgtttgttggcaaagtaccagtaatacttggcacttgcatgacaccaaGTAACATAGTAaacataacatataacataaacatataacatagtaAACCTATTGGTTAACATGCAACAGCCAACAACTCTATAAATGCTGTATCAAGTCTGTTTACTTTCATATAttgtgtacatgtattatagaaACAAACTTAAACAAGTTTATTCACAAAGATAGCCATTAGGCAATTATTACAAGCAGCATAAACAACATAACTACTGCAAAAGGTTTACCAAGTTGAAAAGGGATGGACTAACAGCTTTAACAGATTTACTTTTCAGGTGTAACTTTTTCTTCACGTAAGTAGTAATAAACCCAGTAGATAAAAAGTCAGCTAGTTCTAAACTATGACATCACTAGAGTTTAGAaatcaatattatatatgtCTACCTGACTAAACATGTATACCTTAACATGGGTATGCGTCATTAGGTATCTAACGTATCTGCGTATCTAACTAAAATTCTAACAGAGAGGTTAAAAtcctattataattatataaaatgacagAATAAGTtgttaaaattgattaaaactcATAAAGAACTTCATTTAATCAAAATTTAATAGCCTTCAATTCAGTGACTAATAAGTCACAAGTCAGAAGGGAAGCTGAAATTATTGCATTCATAGAAAACTTCATCTAAGTTaactcaaaaaatgttttattcagTGAGAAACACGTCACAAGTCAGAAGTCAGCTGCTCATAGATTAGAAAGTATCAGAGAATTGAAAGTGACTTTGGATTTCTGGGAGGTGAAATTCTCTCAAAATCATGTTACACCTCTCTACTGATTCTGAATCTCTAGTCCAAATGCCTGGATCTTCTCTAGCCCGACTTTTCCAGCTCACATTAGTAACTCCAGCCTGACTATCATAATTTAACGTTTCACAGGCAATGTCCACCAAATCTCCAGGAATATCTAGATAGTCAAAAACTTTAGTAACTGTTCCTCGTCGGTCACTAACTAGGTTTTCATATTTAATTGGTTTGACTACTATTCCATCATCCAAAGACTGTAGAACAGTTGTGATTTTAGCAGCCCACCAAAAGCATCCCCATTCTACTAGCCGTCTTGGTCTTACTTTAGCGATGACCTTTTTGCAAAATTGATGATCATATCCATTTGTGAAAGCTCTGGAGTTAGAAGGCTGGAACCACCAGTCATCGTCAAATGGATCGTGCATAAGAGTTTTTACGTACTCTTGTGCTAGTGCAGTGTTTCCGAACACACGATCAAAAGAACTTATAGAAGGACGAGCATCTCTGTAAGCAAAGAAAATTTTATGATGAGGAAAGTATTTGGCAATAATCTTAATTGAGTGCTCATCCATGTGCTTTCCTTTCCAAAATACTGAGCTTTTTTCTGGCGTTTGTCGTAAGTACATTTTTACTGTAGCTTCTAGCATTTTTCTGTAAGTCACAGATTTGGAAAAACTTTCAGCGCTGCAGTATCCATGATCACCATACAAAACACTGTAAAACATCACTTGTGGTTCTGAAAACACAGTCCATCCTGGGAGTTGGTTGAAAACCTGAGCCCAAGCAGTTGAACCACATCTGGCTGTATGAAACATCCAAACAACCTTCCGATCATTCACATCAATGTTTTTAACCAGATCATAGAACACTTGGATCGGTAGAACAATCAGATGggttgtttgttttgtttgaaCCAACCAAGTAAAAGGATGTGACCTCACATTTGGTATATCACAGTCAACTTGGGTAAATGTCGCTTTCTTAGAAGTGATTGACAAAAGATGGACACGACTGTCAAGTACAATTTCTGCAGGAGCAAATCTTTCATGTATAGTAAAAAAGGTCCAAGGATGTGTTATCAATGAAAATGGATTTCTCCAGATCACTCGAAGTACTTGAGCAGGTTGATTCCAAGTTTCATCATTCATGGATGAGCTTATATTCCTTTCTGTtcctgaaaaaaattgaaacattcCTAAGAAGGTGCCTTCTCCTCATCAGCTTATTTTAGCCTATTAACTCTCAAATAAGGATTTTAAAAAGCTGCTCTGGGTCCCAGAGTGTGTGGGTTTTAAAATGTAGGTCATTTTAACTTATAGaagctttaaaaaattgtaaatttggGCAAACCTAACCTAAACCTAACCTCATTCCAAAGAAGTTGCAATGAGGTTAGGTGTATGGCGGAGGTACACACCAAAATAGTCTTTTTCTGTTCTACAGACTACTGGTTAAACTCTTAATCTTCGTTAAATCTTTTGTGagcaaaacagaaaaaaatcaaaaaatataaaacttgagCTGGGTGAAAGTAGAGTGATAAAAGGGAAAAAATGCTTTATTGTCAGTGATTATTTAAAAGACAACAATTATTgcattgataaaaataaattaacaagAGAAAGCAAAACCAAGATTTTAATATAGGCAAATAGTATAGTGTGAAAAGGTTCACAATAGTGTAAACAAAAGGCAAATTGGAGAAAATAGAGAGTGTTGAAGAGGAGAGctatataaaaaacaaaatgcattctgggaaaGTACAGACTGCTTTAGAATGACAGAAGGGTAAAATATAGTCGGAAGCTTTTGGAAGTTGTTTAAGAAACACTATAATGCTTAGTATTATGTTACCTAAAGAAATTAAAGACAAAAACtgctgctatatatatatatatatatatatatatatatatatatatatagtcaaattgtagtgaataggaggccactttggaaaatatatccacgatatagggcttttggataataggaggcttctgataggaggcttcgctaaaaacatgctaaaacaactctactcgtcatgctgatcgcatacgtatctattttgcattttgcaaaaattttgccggagaatgcaacattttggaaaattttgcaggttggGAGGCTCTGTAGTATGAATTGGAGGGCCTCCCATTAGCgcataaattgaatttttttatacaaaatttggagttgttttctcttttgcacaagcaattatcttctctttaattTCATGGACTCCTATTAGGTTTTTTATGTCTAGCATTAGATAGTCTTAGTGTCAAGGTCTAcattacttctttttatatgaatttagctaaattccatataatatttaattttaaggattttagttGCAATGAACCTTGAttattagataaaatgttttaataataggtTGCAAAAGCCAACTAATTCGGTTTTCAGGACTTTGGTCAACTAATGCCAAAAAAAAGACTtattggcaaatatttttgtgctttgatcaaatgtttgtcatattgtttatcgacatgaaaattttgtttcaccCTTTATAGCTTGTTCGTGTTAAGCAACACAAGAACTagcattttgttagttttaaacaaGTTGCAATAATGATCGGATTGGTATCGAGATCATCATAGTTTTCACATAGAAACAAATATACTTTGTGATCATATATTAAAGCATTGCATATATTCAAGCATGCTGCAAATATGCCCGTTACATTCACAGagctaaaatgttcaaaacataaatttcaaacATGAACTGTGACCACTTTCGTTACTAAAACATGTTCATCAAATCCAATCATTGCTACTAgcagacaaaactggaaaagatAGCATGTGGTGGcctttgaattataaaaaaatttgcgaTAGGAGCCTTCGATGAAACCAAGGAGTAACTTTGAACACACTGTGAAGATTACATAGATATTCAtctcgcatttatcaacattggtcaacactttcatttcaaaatatcattcttagtcaaaagaaaaaaatgaattcaTAAGCGGCCCCTTTAGGGAGTAGAGTTTAGAGATGTTATAAGCTTAATATAGGCGTGTcaaacaaatagtttaattGAGTGCAACAATGACAaagacaatattattacaaacaatgagtttgtatgaaCCTAAAGGTCTTTTGTGAAAATGGAATCAACCATCAAAAGCAGCCCGAACAGTTGTTGCAataccaaaatattgaaaattgaatgatttacaaagcatagcatcaaaccttttgtcaacaaaaatggattatctgatttatttctgtcaaataaagttttagagcttcaaaacactgctGCTACAATAATTGTCCTGCGATTTGTGTGAGCAGTCCCTTGCATGTTGAGTATAGTGCAATATGTTATGGTTAGTGTAACCAACGGCTAGgcacaattttttacaataatattctaGCAAGACATCTCTAAAGTAATTGGCAAGGGAACTTTGCTGATTGCAGACACGCCCAGTTGCAGAAAGAACTTCAAGCTTGGATGTCTTTCCTGTCACTGGAgacctttttggaaattgaacaacaACCTGTCGTTTGAAGGTCAGGCATTCTAGACCAATATGCTTCAACGGGTAGAGTTGCTGCTCTTCCTGCAATGAAACCATTTAGTAAGTTGAATAGTTGAAAATTAGGAGAATTTTGAACCCTAcccattttacagactttcccaaaataTCAAGGAGGTTTTCTAACATTAATTACTAAAAAGTGTGTTCCATCAcgttgtttcaaaatacttagGAAATGGACCTGAACTTTAAAAGGAAGCTCTTGCAGCGGGTTACTTTGGCAGCactactacatgtaggtgtggcACAGAAGATGTCTTCCTACTGAAACTGCATAATTACATTTCTCCTAAAGATATTGCAATTCTAAGTATGCTGATGTTACacctaacaataaaactttaatcaataagcttttctttgaaaaagtttgttttaatgttgtggttaacacaaatcatttcgctcagtaaaattaaaaacaatgattatCATCAGTGATTTATTTCAAGCTAATGCTTCTTTGTTCAAATCTTAGTTAAGAATGGTatcattgaaatataatatgtaataaatagttgGATTAAGAAAAGCTCTATTTTACAAACCAACAATTACAGCGGTACTGTTCCTTTCCCTTCTAAGCAAAACGcacaaaaatcaacaacattgtacacattcagcctgtactattatgagaacagtatatgtccatctaaagccacagttggaaatcagaaaaaaaaattgtgtcacataggatttaaacttgcatgattcaacgcgttagactgacacaataacaattgtgctaattgaccttcttgcaatagtttgcaataattgaatgtttaattattgcaactgacaATATTTTACCGCACTCTAGACTGCCATGGTATTTTTAGTACAAACCAAGTTTAGTCCAACTCTTGagctgaataaaattattaactgtctaacagtcaatgttttttcatgcacagattgactatttaattgtataaaaatcccttattattcagttggcctttaacactcTAAAGTTGGTGTGTTTAGATATGCCTAttgctgccatccatgtaccaaTTAAGCATCGGCTTACTgtcagtcattttactgaaagaTCGTGATTTTACTTCATGGTATGTTCACgggttttttaaacttcaaactctaaaacatttttgtaacattttattttgcaaacgtGTTACCAGAGCTATGCACCAAATCGACATGTTTATGCTTTGTGCATTACTAAACCTATGTAAAGCTGTGATCGCAATGAAACTAAAATGATCATCTCCAATTttacttaca
Above is a genomic segment from Watersipora subatra chromosome 6, tzWatSuba1.1, whole genome shotgun sequence containing:
- the LOC137398643 gene encoding uncharacterized protein; the protein is MVIMVLPNLSVLLYLLVKRLHLLWETVLKFVWKLNGTERNISSSMNDETWNQPAQVLRVIWRNPFSLITHPWTFFTIHERFAPAEIVLDSRVHLLSITSKKATFTQVDCDIPNVRSHPFTWLVQTKQTTHLIVLPIQVFYDLVKNIDVNDRKVVWMFHTARCGSTAWAQVFNQLPGWTVFSEPQVMFYSVLYGDHGYCSAESFSKSVTYRKMLEATVKMYLRQTPEKSSVFWKGKHMDEHSIKIIAKYFPHHKIFFAYRDARPSISSFDRVFGNTALAQEYVKTLMHDPFDDDWWFQPSNSRAFTNGYDHQFCKKVIAKVRPRRLVEWGCFWWAAKITTVLQSLDDGIVVKPIKYENLVSDRRGTVTKVFDYLDIPGDLVDIACETLNYDSQAGVTNVSWKSRAREDPGIWTRDSESVERCNMILREFHLPEIQSHFQFSDTF